A single region of the Zygotorulaspora mrakii chromosome 4, complete sequence genome encodes:
- the AXL2 gene encoding Axl2p (similar to Saccharomyces cerevisiae AXL2 (YIL140W); ancestral locus Anc_2.208) has translation MRNFSRLALLPLVLFVGLSKLVNSQPYEAYPIADQLPPVARVGEQFTFQISNDTYKSSVSQSTQIAYEAHELPSWLSFDPSSRVLSGSASSGDLSNDAEQYFTFILEGTDPSDNSKSNFTHQLVLSNRSSVEIAANFNLLALLKNYGSTNGKSGIILSPNEIFNVTFDRSTFASNNAIVAYYGRMKQYNAPLPNWLFFDQNNLKFSGRAPVVNSDIAPQTTYSLTLIATDIENFAGVEVPFDLVIGAHELTTTIQNSLLVNVTSSGEFHYELPLDYVFFDGNQITAQELGSMDLVGAPTWVELNNDTLSGTMSTDESSSNSANFSVAVYDTFADVIYFNFRIESTNQLFAVPSLSNINATRDDWFEYNFLPSQFTEYSDTNVSIAFTNSTQSHNWINFRSSNLTLSGMVPEDLDSLALSLIASRGSVRQSLDFQIIGMDSTERHLNRTHNSTTSLRSSSTSSTSLPSSTSGSNPVTTTSSAATSSPTTSAGTAPLMLNSSSRRTTAIACGVAIPLGLIAIFALIFFLFWRRRKSKNADDAEKFANISGPDVNNSANRPNQASALATAGAFDDPFDDLNAHAGTDAQRLGALNAMKLDEVSSSNSEGSTIDEKTSSLDNKDIYLDNDVSHSAEELLPNPPPNGNFFDPQNRSSSVYLDSEPANRKSWRYKLSPMKIQDSKTRDSCTSASTVSTTDFMNTIIKDDQPLPKDPRKSTLGLRDSVFWNKMSPAKKPMNNLSQQLESQNSMIPNLDDQSHASSNYRTETSPTSTFSDEFVPVKNGNNYSWVQRSKPNRQPSGKRLVKTPNLGDVNVSQAAEVEGHVPEQI, from the coding sequence ATGagaaacttttcaagaCTGGCTTTGTTGCCTCTTGTCCTGTTTGTGGGTCTTTCGAAATTGGTGAATAGTCAACCATATGAAGCGTACCCAATCGCAGACCAGTTACCACCAGTTGCTAGAGTTGGTGAGCAATTTACTTTCCAAATTTCCAACGATACTTACAAGTCATCTGTTAGCCAGAGCACGCAAATAGCCTACGAGGCTCATGAGTTGCCCTCGTGGTTGTCATTTGACCCCTCTTCTCGTGTGTTAAGCGGCTCTGCTAGCTCAGGCGACTTGAGTAACGATGCTGAGCAGTACTTCACGTTTATTTTGGAAGGCACCGACCCATCtgataattcaaaatcaaattttacaCATCAATTGGTTCTCAGTAACCGTTCAAGCGTCGAAATAGCTGCTAATTTTAATCTACTTGctttgttgaagaattatGGTTCTACAAACGGGAAAAGCGGCATAATTTTATCACCTAACGAGATTTTCAATGTCACATTCGATAGGTCAACCTTCGCTAGTAATAACGCGATTGTAGCGTATTATGGTCGAATGAAGCAGTACAATGCGCCATTACCGAATTGGctattttttgatcaaaacaatttgaaatttagCGGTAGAGCACCCGTAGTCAATTCTGACATCGCTCCTCAAACCACTTATAGCCTGACTTTGATCGCTACAGATATTGAGAATTTTGCAGGTGTCGAGGTTCCTTTCGATTTAGTCATCGGCGCCCATGAGTTGACTACGACAATTCAAAACAGTCTGCTTGTAAACGTAACTTCTAGCGGCGAGTTTCACTACGAATTACCGTTGGATTATGTGTTTTTTGATGGAAATCAAATCACAGCACAAGAACTCGGCTCTATGGACTTGGTTGGTGCACCTACTTGGGTCGAATTGAATAACGATACTCTGTCGGGAACAATGTCAACTGATGAGTCCTCTTCGAATTCTGCAAACTTTTCAGTTGCTGTTTACGATACTTTTGCTGATGTCATCTACTTTAACTTTAGAATTGAATCAACAAACCAATTATTCGCCGTGCCTTCATTATCGAACATCAATGCAACACGGGATGACTGGTTTGAATACAACTTCTTGCCATCGCAATTCACTGAGTACTCTGACACAAATGTATCGATTGCATTTACCAATTCCACCCAATCTCATAACTGGATTAATTTTAGATCATCAAACTTGACGCTATCAGGTATGGTACCAGAGGATTTAGACTCCCTAGCATTGAGTCTCATTGCATCCAGGGGAAGTGTCAGACAGAGCCTGGACTTTCAAATAATCGGAATGGACAGTACTGAGAGACATTTGAATCGGACACATAATTCAACGACTTCTCTCAGGTCGTCATCTACCTCCTCAACGTCACTTCCTTCCTCTACCTCAGGCAGTAATCCAGTGACAACTACATCTTCTGCCGCAACATCGTCCCCAACAACAAGTGCAGGTACCGCTCCTTTAATGCTTAATAGCTCATCTAGGAGGACTACGGCTATCGCTTGTGGCGTTGCTATCCCATTAGGACTAATCGCCATTTTCGCTTTAATATTCTTCTTATTTTGGAGACGCAGAAAGAGCAAGAATGCCGATGATGCTGAGAAATTTGCTAATATAAGCGGTCCAGATGTAAATAATTCGGCAAACAGACCTAACCAGGCATCTGCCCTTGCAACTGCAGGTGCCTTTGACGATCCTTTCGATGACTTGAATGCTCATGCAGGGACCGACGCTCAGAGATTAGGTGCTCTAAATGCAATGAAACTGGATGAGgtatcttcttcaaattcgGAGGGATCAACTATCGACGAAAAGACTTCATCCCTTGATAATAAAGATATTTACTTAGACAATGACGTTTCACATAGTGCCGAAGAGCTGCTTCCAAACCCTCCGCCAAATGGGAACTTTTTCGATCCCCAGAATAGATCCTCATCAGTATATCTTGATAGCGAACCAGCGAATAGAAAGTCATGGAGATATAAGTTGAGTCCAATGAAGATTCAGGattcaaaaacaagagACAGCTGCACATCAGCAAGTACAGTCTCTACCACGGACTTTATGAATACCATTATAAAAGATGATCAACCACTGCCCAAAGATCCAAGAAAATCCACTTTGGGATTGCGAGATTCAGTTTTTTGGAACAAGATGTCCCCAGCTAAGAAACCCATGAATAATTTGAGCCAACAACTTGAATCTCAGAACAGCATGATACCCAATCTAGATGATCAAAGTCATGCGTCATCTAATTACAGAACTGAGACGAGCCCCACAAGTACTTTCTCCGATGAATTCGTGCCGGTTAAAAACGGCAATAATTACAGCTGGGTACAACGTTCGAAGCCTAACAGACAACCAAGTGGGAAAAGACTAGTGAAAACTCCCAACTTGGGTGATGTGAATGTGAGTCAGGCTGCAGAAGTTGAGGGACATGTGCCGGAACAAATATGA
- the CCT2 gene encoding chaperonin-containing T-complex subunit CCT2 (similar to Saccharomyces cerevisiae CCT2 (YIL142W); ancestral locus Anc_2.206), which yields MSVQIFGDQVTEERAENARMSAFVGAIAVGDLVKSTLGPKGMDKLLQSASSDKSLVTNDGATILKSIPLDNPAAKVLVNISKVQDDEVGDGTTSVTVLSAELLREAETLIEQSKIHPQTIIEGFRIASHAALSALEKVAIDNSADEKKFHNDLIHISKTTLSSKILSQDKEYFAKLATDAILRLKGSTNLEHIQIIKILGGKLSDSFLDEGFILAKKFGNNQPKRVENAKILIANTSLDTDKVKVFGTKFKVDSTSKLAQLEKAEREKMKNKIAKISKFGINTFINRQLIYDYPEQLFTDLGINSIEHADFEGVERLALVTGGEVVSTFDEPSKCKLGECDLIEEIMIGEESFLKFSGCKSGEACTIVLRGATDQVLDEAERSLHDALSVLSQTTKETRTVLGGGCAEMIMSKSVDTAAQNVDGKKSLAVEAFARALRQLPTILADNAGFDSSELVAKLRSSIYNGMSTSGLDLNNGCIADMRELGIVESYKLKRAVVSSASEASEVLLRVDNIIRAKPRTADRQRM from the coding sequence ATGAGTGTTCAGATCTTTGGAGACCAGGTTACTGAAGAGAGAGCTGAAAATGCTCGTATGTCTGCTTTTGTCGGCGCCATTGCAGTGGGGGACCTTGTCAAAAGTACCCTGGGGCCAAAAGGTATGGACAAGCTGCTGCAGAGTGCATCCAGTGACAAATCTTTGGTGACCAATGATGGTGCTACTATTTTAAAGTCAATTCCATTGGACAATCCCGCAGCCAAGGTTTTAGTAAATATTAGTAAAGTGCAAGATGACGAAGTCGGTGACGGGACAACTAGCGTTACAGTTTTGAGTGCTGAATTGTTGCGAGAGGCAGAAACACTTATTGAGCAATCTAAAATTCATCCACAAACGATTATAGAAGGATTCAGAATAGCATCGCATGCGGCTCTAAGTGCTTTGGAAAAAGTAGCTATTGACAATTCTGCAGAcgagaaaaaatttcacaaTGATTTGATTCACATTTCTAAGACAACTTTGTCGTCCAAGATTCTCTCCCAAGATAAAGAATATTTCGCAAAGTTGGCGACTGACGCAATTCTGAGACTAAAGGGCTCTACCAATCTAGAACACATCCAAATCATCAAGATCCTAGGTGGTAAGCTGTCTGactcttttcttgatgaGGGGTTCATTTTAGCAAAGAAATTCGGGAATAACCAACCCAAAAGAGTAGAAAACGCAAAAATTCTAATTGCCAACACGTCTTTGGATACCGATAAGGTAAAAGTTTTTGGAACGAAATTCAAAGTTGACTCTACCTCAAAATTAGCCCAGCTGGAGAAAGCTGAACGtgagaagatgaagaacaaaatagcgaaaatttcaaaatttggaatcaaCACTTTTATAAATAGACAACTGATTTATGATTATCCAGAGCAATTGTTCACCGATTTAGGAATCAATTCCATAGAGCATGctgattttgaaggtgTCGAGAGATTAGCATTAGTCACAGGTGGTGAAGTGGTTTCCACCTTTGATGAGCCAAGTAAATGTAAACTAGGGGAGTGTGATctcattgaagaaatcatgATTGGAGAGGAATCGTTTTTAAAATTTAGCGGTTGCAAATCAGGCGAAGCTTGTACCATTGTTTTGAGAGGAGCAACAGATCAGGTTTTGGATGAAGCTGAAAGATCATTGCATGATGCTCTTTCTGTTTTATCGCAAACTACTAAAGAGACAAGGACTGTTTTGGGAGGTGGCTGTGCTGAGATGATCATGTCTAAATCTGTTGACACTGCTGCTCAAAACGTGGATGGGAAAAAGTCACTGGCCGTAGAAGCATTTGCCAGAGCCCTCAGGCAACTACCAACAATCCTGGCTGATAACGCCGGTTTTGATAGTAGTGAATTGGTCGCAAAGCTAAGGTCCTCAATTTACAATGGTATGTCAACTTCAGGTCTTGACCTGAATAACGGATGCATAGCCGATATGAGAGAATTGGGTATAGTGGAAAGTTACAAACTTAAGAGGGCAGTAGTTAGTTCTGCTTCGGAAGCTTCAGAAGTTTTGCTTCGTGTTGATAATATTATCCGTGCTAAGCCAAGAACTGCCGATAGACAACGTATGTAA
- a CDS encoding uncharacterized protein (ancestral locus Anc_2.209), producing the protein MMNIYAKGRALSIWKRASSFRNVTRKFQVASVVLKQGNGSNDPTSVEDLATRPDANATTSTDYYEYSRVVKDAARDFKATWLNALAERKAQLAQGKVIDSYVYSHIKSTDVIDKTTKDSFAYVVLPFRDDPVVADFYVNAAGRLRMGQLFQDLDSLAGKIAYKHAAPVEPMIVTASVDRIYLLKPLDTIADFNIILSGSVIYTGRSSMEITITARALPGDIPKEISGDNLSDDDIFLTASFTFVARNPETHKSLAINRFLPLTEKEWMEFKRAESRMASKKLKSRNMDLEKNPPTNEESVLVHSLWSASKELAGLKNKPTNIVFMKDTNVKSTMFMQPQYRNRHSYMIFGGYLMRQTFELAYCCAASFSHALPRFVSLDSLTFNTPVPVGSVLHMDATVVYTEHLHEDSSKPKVLSVSDSAIDGNTIFHFQPTPVNNLSLHENDFLSKPGTLIQIKVDTMVQELASEKLQKSGSFIYSFFAPRDLDDEQLGSPGYATVVPESYSEMIEYIQGRRRATETALYAKSIKENSEK; encoded by the coding sequence atGATGAATATTTATGCCAAAGGAAGGGCGCTATCTATCTGGAAGCGGGCCTCGAGCTTCAGGAATGTGACCAGGAAGTTCCAGGTGGCATCAGTGGTCTTAAAGCAGGGGAACGGCTCAAACGACCCCACATCTGTTGAGGATCTTGCTACAAGACCGGATGCCAATGCAACGACATCTACAGATTACTATGAGTATAGCCGAGTGGTCAAAGACGCTGCCCGTGACTTCAAAGCAACTTGGTTAAATGCGTTGGCTGAACGGAAAGCTCAATTGGCGCAAGGCAAAGTCATTGATTCGTATGTTTATAGCCATATCAAATCAACAGACGTTATTGATAAAACTACGAAGGACTCATTCGCGTATGTCGTTTTGCCCTTTAGAGATGACCCTGTTGTCGCTGATTTTTACGTCAATGCAGCTGGTAGACTGAGAATGGGACAATTGTTCCAAGACTTGGATTCTTTAGCTGGAAAGATCGCTTACAAGCATGCTGCCCCTGTTGAACCAATGATCGTGACTGCATCCGTCGACCGTATTTATCTCCTCAAGCCGTTAGACACTATTGCGGACTTCAATATAATCCTGTCTGGTTCTGTTATTTATACAGGTAGATCCTCCATGGAGATTACGATCACTGCAAGGGCTTTGCCTGGAGACATACCAAAGGAAATTTCAGGGGATAACTTGTCTGATgatgacatttttttgacgGCATCTTTTACGTTTGTTGCGAGGAACCCTGAGACTCATAAATCCTTGGCCATCAACAGATTCCTCCCTCTTACAGAAAAGGAATGGATGGAGTTTAAACGGGCAGAATCACGGATGGCAtcaaagaagttgaaatcTAGAAATATGGACTTGGAAAAAAATCCACCTACAAACGAAGAGTCGGTATTAGTTCATAGTTTATGGTCagcttcaaaagaattggcaggcttgaaaaataagcCCACAAATATAGTATTCATGAAGGATACCAATGTCAAATCCACGATGTTTATGCAGCCGCAGTACAGAAATAGACATTCTTATATGATTTTTGGTGGATACCTGATGAGACAGACTTTTGAACTGGCATACTGTTGTGCTGCATCATTTTCACATGCCCTACCAAGATTCGTCTCCTTAGATTCTTTGACATTTAACACACCAGTTCCTGTTGGATCTGTTCTGCACATGGATGCTACGGTTGTATATACTGAGCACCTTCACGAAGATTCATCCAAGCCGAAAGTCCTTTCTGTTTCAGACAGTGCAATTGATGGCAACACCAtatttcactttcaacCAACTCCGGTAAACAATCTCTCTCTTCATGAGAATGATTTCCTTTCAAAGCCGGGAACTctcattcaaatcaaagTTGATACTATGGTTCAGGAATTGGCTTCcgaaaaacttcaaaaaagtgGCTCCTTtatatattctttctttgctcCAAGAGATTTAGACGATGAACAACTTGGTTCACCGGGCTATGCCACTGTGGTTCCTGAATCATACTCGGAGATGATAGAATATATACAAGGAAGAAGGAGAGCCACCGAAACAGCTTTATATGCGAAATCTATCAAGGAGAATAGCGAAAAGTAG
- the RAP1 gene encoding DNA-binding transcription factor RAP1 (similar to Saccharomyces cerevisiae RAP1 (YNL216W); ancestral locus Anc_2.29), which yields MSSPADFETAPDEFVDNLGSNADNNVNKDTPAIDVPAVSSKFEERAADVVENTAETKQKKEEDESAGKTVEESSGTGVESAGGVTVHEEETGVDVPEQTLFKGFSFYLNRDASAYDSMNDADQLSRLIEANGGKTLSEQPQVGSDITSVFVVSPYNDTKLPTVTPTYIRACCQNSTLLKIENYLVPFDEFRSVIDTQLHEEHGNVKQGYENEEVFDDPSLQNNDVNAIESKVDASDEQKLKSGNDQVQHSPLGTGVAVNIPNTNTNTGLAPEQQSQADHESKKDAEPLVEMEDQIPSKISDSQLVPGVPQESYQLPHAGVQQQMVRKEGDNAFDSTRTMLARANMPTHNKASFTEAEDEFILDVVRKNPTRRTTHTLYDEISHYVPNHTGNSIRHRFRVYLSKRLEFVYEVDKYGKLIRDDNGNLIKTKILPPSIKKKFTADEDYSLAIGIKKQFYRDLYQIDPDTGVSLITDEDSPTAIAKRNMTMDPNHVPGTEPSFTDYRVNDRRGPIAREFFKQFGESHSTHTENAWRDRFRKFLLAYGIDNYIEYYEGEKNEGNIPEPMKNLTNRVKRPGIPTPGNYNSAAKRARIYGSEKPNQSGTTSAAVTAATSAVAAASGNTAGQLESGHGHYAVPESELLDEDTMNFISSIRNDLNKFDNSIPFEYPQEIAEAIRNDFSNEEAEFDNIDPDSIPFPPEIASIDLFLPQFFRMSSTREFLEKVHEVISRDYEPSQAEKLVQDLCDEAGVRKTFSTSILTALSGDLMVFPRYFLNMFKHNMNPPSNVPGIWTREDDRMLRANKEDGINELTKRHGTGRLEMRRKFVEKDLI from the coding sequence ATGTCAAGTCCAGCAGATTTTGAGACTGCTCCCGATGAGTTTGTTGATAACTTAGGGAGCAATGCAGACAACAATGTAAATAAGGATACCCCTGCGATTGACGTGCCAGCTGTGAGCTCAAAATTCGAAGAGAGAGCCGCTGATGTAGTGGAAAATACTGCCGAGACTAAGCAAAAGAAGGAGGAGGATGAATCAGCTGGAAAAACAGTCGAGGAAAGCAGTGGTACCGGTGTGGAGAGTGCTGGAGGTGTGACGGTGcatgaagaagaaactggCGTTGATGTGCCAGAACAGACTCTGTTCAAAGGGTTTTCGTTTTATTTGAATCGTGATGCGTCGGCTTACGATTCAATGAATGATGCTGATCAATTGAGTCGTCTTATTGAAGCTAATGGGGGTAAAACGTTAAGCGAACAGCCACAGGTGGGCTCCGATATCACAAGCGTGTTTGTCGTGTCGCCCTATAATGATACTAAACTGCCAACTGTGACGCCGACCTACATCAGAGCATGCTGTCAAAACAGCACTTTGCTGAAAATAGAGAATTATCTTGTTCCTTTCGATGAGTTTCGGTCTGTTATAGATACACAGTTGCACGAAGAACATGGTAATGTCAAGCAGGGGTATGAAAACGAGGAAGTTTTCGACGACCCATCCCTGCAGAACAACGACGTCAACGCCATAGAAAGTAAAGTAGATGCCTCTGATGAGCAAAAGTTGAAGTCAGGTAATGATCAAGTACAGCATTCACCATTAGGAACAGGTGTAGCAGTTAATATTCCGAATACAAATACAAATACAGGGCTGGCACCTGAACAACAGTCGCAAGCAGATCAtgaatcaaagaaagatgCCGAACCTTTAGTAGAGATGGAAGATCAGATTCCTTCAAAGATTTCCGACAGTCAGCTTGTTCCCGGCGTGCCACAGGAATCTTATCAGCTACCACACGCGGGGGTTCAGCAACAAATGGTACGTAAAGAAGGGGACAACGCCTTCGATTCCACTAGAACAATGCTTGCGAGGGCGAATATGCCAACGCATAACAAAGCATCCTTTACAGAGGCTGAGGATGAATTTATTTTGGATGTTGTGAGAAAGAATCCTACAAGAAGAACCACACATACTTTGtatgatgaaatttcacATTACGTGCCAAATCATACGGGCAATTCTATTAGACATCGTTTTCGTGTGTACCTCTCAAAGAGACTGGAATTTGTTTACGAAGTTGATAAATACGGTAAATTGATTCGTGATGATAACGGTAATTtaatcaaaacaaaaattttaccaccatcaatcaaaaaaaaatttactGCGGATGAGGATTACTCTTTAGCGATTGGAATCAAGAAACAATTTTACCGTGATTTGTATCAAATTGACCCAGACACTGGTGTTTCTTTGATTACTGATGAGGATAGCCCCACAGCGATTGCTAAGAGAAATATGACCATGGACCCAAATCACGTTCCGGGAACGGAGCCTAGTTTTACAGATTATCGTGTCAACGATAGAAGAGGCCCTATTGCaagagaatttttcaaacaatttGGGGAGTCGCACTCAACACATACTGAAAATGCTTGGCGAGATAGATTTAGGAAATTTTTACTAGCGTATGGTATCGACAACTACATTGAATACTATGAAggtgaaaagaatgaaggAAATATACCAGAaccaatgaaaaatttaacTAATAGGGTAAAAAGGCCCGGAATCCCAACACCCGGCAACTACAATTCAGCTGCTAAAAGAGCTAGAATATATGGGTCAGAGAAACCTAATCAATCTGGAACAACATCTGCTGCAGTAACCGCTGCTACGTCGGCTGTCGCAGCTGCCTCTGGAAATACCGCTGGTCAATTAGAATCTGGCCATGGACATTATGCTGTTCCTGAAAGTGAATTGCTGGACGAAGATACCATGAATTTCATTTCCAGCATAAGGAATGACTTAAATAAATTTGACAATAGCATTCCTTTTGAGTATCCGCAAGAGATCGCAGAAGCCATTCGTAACGATTTCTCCAATGAGGAAGCTGAATTTGATAACATCGATCCAGATTCTATACCATTTCCGCCAGAAATTGCAAGTATCGATCTTTTCTTACCACAATTTTTTCGCATGTCTAGTACAAGAGAGTTTTTGGAGAAGGTTCACGAAGTAATTTCGAGAGATTACGAACCCTCgcaagctgaaaaattagTACAGGACCTTTGTGATGAAGCGGGCGTGCGGAAGACCTTCAGCACTAGCATATTAACTGCCCTATCCGGAGACTTAATGGTGTTCCCACGctattttttgaacatgtTCAAACATAATATGAATCCTCCATCAAACGTACCGGGTATTTGGACAAGGGAAGATGATAGGATGCTAAGGGCCAATAAGGAAGACGGCATAAATGAACTGACGAAAAGGCATGGTACAGGCCGGCTGGaaatgagaagaaaatttgtGGAAAAGGATTTAATTTAA
- the END3 gene encoding End3p (similar to Saccharomyces cerevisiae END3 (YNL084C); ancestral locus Anc_2.207): MPKLEQFEIKKYWQIFSGLKPVGNKLNHDQVSPILFNSKLDSSILNKIWFLADIDDDDSLDFEEFVICMRLIFDMVNKNIDKVPDELPDWLVPGSKSSLIAERKKRKIQENAEIPKAEQPKVDWYMAPEDLSQYGKILESCTLSRDGTVTFPSISYVIKTKFFNLGSSDIDKVWNLVNPKRLPSIDKDPAFYFIHCLRQCNDVGARIPTELPKALFDICNKERVSYDMNSNQGNVKKISPTPSTNTHEKEHAASISTRTGVSYGSNSTNNGSNINMNKAGSSENLSDSDIKRLEEELAQLDSELAQLETENKTVPQNSPASIREQLEGLLSYMEEKAYERNRNKNVSVPFNINEAKDDLENIEEQITVLEGYLQNKQSELHDLRTEIASFH, encoded by the coding sequence ATGCCAAAGTTAGAACAATTcgagatcaaaaaatattggcAGATCTTTTCAGGTCTTAAGCCAGTCGGCAATAAATTGAATCACGACCAGGTGTCaccaattcttttcaactcgAAGCTGGACTCGTCGATCCTGAACAAAATTTGGTTTTTAGCGGATatagatgatgatgatagtCTAGATTTCGAAGAATTTGTTATATGCATGCGGTTAATATTCGATATGGTGAACAAAAACATCGATAAGGTACCAGATGAGTTGCCAGACTGGTTAGTTCCTGGAAGCAAATCGAGCTTGATAGCggagagaaaaaaaaggaaaattcAGGAGAATGCGGAAATTCCAAAAGCCGAACAACCCAAAGTGGATTGGTATATGGCGCCAGAAGACTTATCACAGTATGGTAAAATCCTGGAATCGTGTACGCTGTCCAGAGATGGTACTGTCACTTTCCCCTCTATATCTTATGTTATAAagacaaaatttttcaatctaGGTTCCAGTGACATTGACAAAGTGTGGAATCTGGTAAATCCCAAAAGATTGCCCTCGATTGATAAAGACCCCGCATTTTATTTCATACACTGCTTGAGGCAATGCAATGATGTGGGTGCTAGGATACCTACCGAACTTCCAAAAGCACTTTTCGATATTTGTAACAAGGAACGGGTCTCCTATGATATGAACTCAAATCAGGgaaatgtgaaaaaaatatctccAACCCCTTCAACCAACACTCACGAGAAGGAACATGCGGCTTCCATATCCACGAGGACTGGTGTTAGCTACGGTAGTAATAGCACCAACAATGGTAGTAATATAAATATGAACAAAGCAGGATCGAGCGAAAACTTGAGTGATTcagatatcaaaagactggaagaagaattggCTCAATTGGACAGTGAACTTGCTCAACTAGAGACCGAAAATAAAACGGTGCCTCAAAATAGTCCTGCATCGATAAGAGAGCAGCTTGAAGGACTGTTAAGTTATATGGAAGAAAAAGCCTACGAGCGCAatagaaacaaaaatgTATCTGTACCCTTCAATATCAATGAAGCCAAGGATGATTTAGAAAACATTGAAGAGCAAATTACTGTTTTGGAGGGCTATCTACAGAATAAGCAGTCTGAACTTCATGATCTTAGAACAGAAATAGCTTCATTCCACTAA